From a single Kitasatospora sp. NBC_00458 genomic region:
- a CDS encoding adenine phosphoribosyltransferase produces the protein MTTADTTLAQLLNSRIRDVPDYPKPGVLFKDIAPLLADAEAFAALTRALADRARELGATKVVGLEARGFVLAAPAAFAAGLGFVPIRKQGKLPGEVFRRSYELEYGSATLEVQCDAFAPGERVLVVDDVLATGGTIGASLDLVKEAGAELAGVVVLMELGFLDGRERLAPHLGAAPLETLVTV, from the coding sequence GCTGAACAGCCGGATCAGGGACGTCCCGGACTACCCGAAGCCGGGCGTGCTGTTCAAGGACATCGCGCCGCTGCTCGCCGACGCCGAGGCCTTCGCGGCGCTCACCCGGGCGCTGGCGGACCGGGCCAGGGAGCTCGGGGCGACCAAGGTGGTCGGCCTGGAGGCGCGCGGGTTCGTGCTGGCGGCCCCGGCGGCCTTCGCGGCCGGGCTCGGCTTCGTGCCGATCCGCAAGCAGGGCAAGCTGCCCGGCGAGGTGTTCCGCCGCTCGTACGAGCTGGAGTACGGCTCGGCGACGCTGGAGGTCCAGTGCGACGCCTTCGCGCCCGGTGAGCGGGTGCTGGTGGTGGACGACGTGCTGGCCACCGGCGGGACGATCGGTGCTTCGCTGGACCTGGTCAAGGAGGCCGGCGCCGAGCTCGCGGGCGTCGTGGTCCTGATGGAGCTGGGCTTCCTGGACGGGCGCGAGCGGCTGGCGCCGCACCTGGGCGCGGCTCCGCTGGAGACGCTGGTCACCGTCTGA